The following coding sequences are from one Polyodon spathula isolate WHYD16114869_AA chromosome 7, ASM1765450v1, whole genome shotgun sequence window:
- the LOC121318808 gene encoding U3 small nucleolar RNA-associated protein 14 homolog A-like isoform X1 has product MAKMKKVSETKSGAAVNPLSESVESSYKAVKETMEEEEEEELFHTEYAISASEDEAQSDDERKHCKLLEAISALDGKKRRKLAERSEASTQVSEFSVSAEGAGEKIDLKDLLGTIAPAAPSMSSIKKQLNKLQYKNKTLELPLSRQETDQIQRVVAYEKTSKKVTRWDHVVRQHRKAEQLVFPLNQEPGGIKPVEQIVASWKVRTPLELEIFNLLHKNKQPVTDPILTPVEEASLRAMSLEEAKMRRAELQKARALQSYYEARAKRERRIKSKKYHRVLKKAKQKEVLKEFEELRKTNPDAALEELKKMDRSRIEERMSLKHQNSGKWAKSKAIMAKYDDEARRAMQQQLEVNKELTRKLVGPSESEEEEPEEEEEEEVLPGFVNEAQLSTDYANPWMQGKLSSDPTELAGEAGGETETPALGGAMEESEEEEEEEDEALLREFEERRRLRKEQEEDIVPAEEDKEDAGEERCDEVEEEDVSEFNSLFQRLVGNKPKTQAAKRAARPPAPQGEGESQEQRKEDSEEREEPPLLEESLTRVQTMENLENLEREETLEAEVPEPDSTMTGPGIQTEEEKPTSKAGKRKKVIDPEEVLTRQAKVIKVPSAPTAIEDEEGDEEQKMIIKEAFACDDVIADFLKDKQKQTEMSKPKDVDLTLPGWGEWGGVGLKPSTRKRRRFLIKAAPGPPRRDRNLPNVIISEKRDASVAAHQVNDLPFPFSNPTQFERNIRAPIGHNWNTQRTVQKLTAPKVITKMGTIIDPIDEEDLAIDKKPPVQLRIADILLTKEEKGKKNTEHKDRRPQSKRPQNKRRPQKRIDKKNQQKSKKAA; this is encoded by the exons ATGGCCAAGATGAAGAAAGTTAGTGAAACCAAAAGCGGGGCTGCTGTAAATCCATTGAG TGAGAGCGTGGAGTCCAGTTACAAGGCTGTAAAGGAGActatggaggaggaggaggaggaggaactgttTCACACAGAGTATGCCATCAGCGCAAGTGAGGACGAG GCCCAGAGCGATGATGAGAGGAAACATTGCAAACTGCTGGAGGCCATCAGTGCCCTGGATGGGAAGAAAAG GAGGAAGCTGGCTGAGAGGTCAGAGGCCAGCACGCAGGTGTCGGAGTTCAGCGTCAGTGCTGAAG GTGCTGGGGAGAAAATTGATCTGAAAGACTTGCTTGGGACGATCGCCCCCGCTGCCCCGTCAATGTCCTCCATCAAGAAGCAGCTGAATAAACTGCAGTACAAAAATAAGACCCTGGAGCTGCCCCTGAGCAGGCAGGAGACAGATCAG ATCCAAAGGGTGGTGGCCTACGAGAAGACTTCGAAGAAGGTGACTCGCTGGGACCATGTGGTGCGCCAGCACCGTAAGGCTGAGCAGCTGGTGTTCCCCTTGAACCAGGAGCCAGGGGGGATCAAACCTGTGGAGCAGATTGTGGCCAGCTGGAAG GTCAGAACCCCCCTGGAGCTGGAGATCTTCAACCTCCTGCACAAGAACAAGCAACCCGTCACCGACCCCATCCTGACCCCTGTAGAGGAGGCCTCGCTCCGAGCCATGAGCCTCGAGGAG GCGAAGATGCGGCGTGCAGAGCTGCAGAAGGCCCGTGCGCTCCAGTCCTACTATGAGGCGAGAgccaagagagagagaagaataaAGAGCAAGAA GTACCACAGGGTCCTGAAGAAGGCGAAGCAGAAGGAGGTGCTGAAGGAGTTTGAGGAACTGCGAAAGACAAACCCAGACGCTGCTCTCGAGGAGCTCAAGAAGATGGATCGGTCCAGGATAGAG GAGCGCATGTCCCTGAAGCACCAGAACAGCGGCAAGTGGGCCAAGTCCAAAGCCATCATGGCTAAATACGATGACGAG GCCCGCAGAGCTATGCAGCAGCAGCTGGAGGTGAACAAGGAGTTGACTAGGAAGCTGGTGGGGCcctcagagagcgaggaagaagagcctgaggaggaggaggaggaggaggtcttGCCCGGCTTTGTTAACGAGGCCCAGCTCAGCACCGATTACGCCAATCCGTGGATGCAGGGGAAGCTGAGCTCTGACCCGACTGAGCTCGCTGGGGAAGCTGGTGGGGAGACAGAGACCCCAGCACTAGGGGGTGCTATGGAGGAGagcgaggaagaggaggaggaggaagacgagGCTCTGCTCAGGGAGTTCGAGGAGAGGCGGCGCCTCCGGAAAGAGCAGGAGGAGGACATTGTCCCTGCGGAGGAGGATAAGGAAG ATGCTGGAGAAGAGAGGTGTGATGAGGTAGAGGAAGAGGACGTGTCCGAGTTTAACAGCCTCTTCCAGAGACTGGTGGGAAACAAGCCCAAGACCCAAGCAGCAAAGCGGGCAGCCAGGCCGCCTGCACCTCAGGGGGAAGGAGAGAGCCAGGAGCAGAGGAAGGAGGACAGCGAGGAAAGGGAAGAGCCCCCCCTGCTGGAAGAGAGCCTCACTCGGGTTCAAACTATGGAGAATCTGGAGAACCTGGAGCGAGAGGAAACTTTAGAAGCTGAGGTGCCTGAACCAGACAGCACCATGACAGGGCCAGGCATACAGACAGAGGAGGAGAAACCGACCAGCAAGGCAGGGAAGAGGAAGAAGGTGATTGACCCTGAGGAGGTGCTGACCAGACAGGCCAAAGTGATCAAGGTGCCCTCAGCCCCCACCGCCATTGAGGATGAGGAG GGTGATGAAGAGCAGAAGATGATCATCAAGGAAGCCTTTGCCTGCGATGACGTCATCGCTGACTTCCTGAAGGACAAGCAGAAGCAGACAGAGATGTCCAAACCCAAAGACGTAGACCTGACCCTGCCGGGCTGGGGGGAGTGGGGCGGAGTGGGGCTCAAACCCTCCACGAGGAAACGAAGGAG GTTCCTTATAAAAGCAGCCCCCGGCCCTCCCAGACGAGATCGCAACCTGCCTAATGTGATCATCAGTGAGAAGAGGGATGCTTCAGTAGCAGCCCACCAG GTCAATGATCTGCCCTTTCCCTTCAGTAACCCGACACAGTTCGAGCGCAATATCCGGGCGCCCATCGGCCACAACTGGAACACCCAGCGTACTGTGCAGAAGCTGACCGCACCCAAGGTCATCACCAAGATGGGCACCATCATCGACCCCATTGACGAGGAGGATCTTGCCATAGACAAGAAACCACCAGTCCAGCTGCGGATTGCGGACATCCTGCTGACAAAGGAGGAGAAGGGGAAGAAAAACACAGAGCACAAAGACAGGAGACCCCAGAGCAAGAGACCCCAGAACAAGAGGAGACCCCAGAAACGCATAGACAAGAAGAACCAGCAGAAATCCAAGAAGGCTGCCTGA
- the LOC121318808 gene encoding U3 small nucleolar RNA-associated protein 14 homolog A-like isoform X2 — protein MEEEEEEELFHTEYAISASEDEAQSDDERKHCKLLEAISALDGKKRRKLAERSEASTQVSEFSVSAEGAGEKIDLKDLLGTIAPAAPSMSSIKKQLNKLQYKNKTLELPLSRQETDQIQRVVAYEKTSKKVTRWDHVVRQHRKAEQLVFPLNQEPGGIKPVEQIVASWKVRTPLELEIFNLLHKNKQPVTDPILTPVEEASLRAMSLEEAKMRRAELQKARALQSYYEARAKRERRIKSKKYHRVLKKAKQKEVLKEFEELRKTNPDAALEELKKMDRSRIEERMSLKHQNSGKWAKSKAIMAKYDDEARRAMQQQLEVNKELTRKLVGPSESEEEEPEEEEEEEVLPGFVNEAQLSTDYANPWMQGKLSSDPTELAGEAGGETETPALGGAMEESEEEEEEEDEALLREFEERRRLRKEQEEDIVPAEEDKEDAGEERCDEVEEEDVSEFNSLFQRLVGNKPKTQAAKRAARPPAPQGEGESQEQRKEDSEEREEPPLLEESLTRVQTMENLENLEREETLEAEVPEPDSTMTGPGIQTEEEKPTSKAGKRKKVIDPEEVLTRQAKVIKVPSAPTAIEDEEGDEEQKMIIKEAFACDDVIADFLKDKQKQTEMSKPKDVDLTLPGWGEWGGVGLKPSTRKRRRFLIKAAPGPPRRDRNLPNVIISEKRDASVAAHQVNDLPFPFSNPTQFERNIRAPIGHNWNTQRTVQKLTAPKVITKMGTIIDPIDEEDLAIDKKPPVQLRIADILLTKEEKGKKNTEHKDRRPQSKRPQNKRRPQKRIDKKNQQKSKKAA, from the exons atggaggaggaggaggaggaggaactgttTCACACAGAGTATGCCATCAGCGCAAGTGAGGACGAG GCCCAGAGCGATGATGAGAGGAAACATTGCAAACTGCTGGAGGCCATCAGTGCCCTGGATGGGAAGAAAAG GAGGAAGCTGGCTGAGAGGTCAGAGGCCAGCACGCAGGTGTCGGAGTTCAGCGTCAGTGCTGAAG GTGCTGGGGAGAAAATTGATCTGAAAGACTTGCTTGGGACGATCGCCCCCGCTGCCCCGTCAATGTCCTCCATCAAGAAGCAGCTGAATAAACTGCAGTACAAAAATAAGACCCTGGAGCTGCCCCTGAGCAGGCAGGAGACAGATCAG ATCCAAAGGGTGGTGGCCTACGAGAAGACTTCGAAGAAGGTGACTCGCTGGGACCATGTGGTGCGCCAGCACCGTAAGGCTGAGCAGCTGGTGTTCCCCTTGAACCAGGAGCCAGGGGGGATCAAACCTGTGGAGCAGATTGTGGCCAGCTGGAAG GTCAGAACCCCCCTGGAGCTGGAGATCTTCAACCTCCTGCACAAGAACAAGCAACCCGTCACCGACCCCATCCTGACCCCTGTAGAGGAGGCCTCGCTCCGAGCCATGAGCCTCGAGGAG GCGAAGATGCGGCGTGCAGAGCTGCAGAAGGCCCGTGCGCTCCAGTCCTACTATGAGGCGAGAgccaagagagagagaagaataaAGAGCAAGAA GTACCACAGGGTCCTGAAGAAGGCGAAGCAGAAGGAGGTGCTGAAGGAGTTTGAGGAACTGCGAAAGACAAACCCAGACGCTGCTCTCGAGGAGCTCAAGAAGATGGATCGGTCCAGGATAGAG GAGCGCATGTCCCTGAAGCACCAGAACAGCGGCAAGTGGGCCAAGTCCAAAGCCATCATGGCTAAATACGATGACGAG GCCCGCAGAGCTATGCAGCAGCAGCTGGAGGTGAACAAGGAGTTGACTAGGAAGCTGGTGGGGCcctcagagagcgaggaagaagagcctgaggaggaggaggaggaggaggtcttGCCCGGCTTTGTTAACGAGGCCCAGCTCAGCACCGATTACGCCAATCCGTGGATGCAGGGGAAGCTGAGCTCTGACCCGACTGAGCTCGCTGGGGAAGCTGGTGGGGAGACAGAGACCCCAGCACTAGGGGGTGCTATGGAGGAGagcgaggaagaggaggaggaggaagacgagGCTCTGCTCAGGGAGTTCGAGGAGAGGCGGCGCCTCCGGAAAGAGCAGGAGGAGGACATTGTCCCTGCGGAGGAGGATAAGGAAG ATGCTGGAGAAGAGAGGTGTGATGAGGTAGAGGAAGAGGACGTGTCCGAGTTTAACAGCCTCTTCCAGAGACTGGTGGGAAACAAGCCCAAGACCCAAGCAGCAAAGCGGGCAGCCAGGCCGCCTGCACCTCAGGGGGAAGGAGAGAGCCAGGAGCAGAGGAAGGAGGACAGCGAGGAAAGGGAAGAGCCCCCCCTGCTGGAAGAGAGCCTCACTCGGGTTCAAACTATGGAGAATCTGGAGAACCTGGAGCGAGAGGAAACTTTAGAAGCTGAGGTGCCTGAACCAGACAGCACCATGACAGGGCCAGGCATACAGACAGAGGAGGAGAAACCGACCAGCAAGGCAGGGAAGAGGAAGAAGGTGATTGACCCTGAGGAGGTGCTGACCAGACAGGCCAAAGTGATCAAGGTGCCCTCAGCCCCCACCGCCATTGAGGATGAGGAG GGTGATGAAGAGCAGAAGATGATCATCAAGGAAGCCTTTGCCTGCGATGACGTCATCGCTGACTTCCTGAAGGACAAGCAGAAGCAGACAGAGATGTCCAAACCCAAAGACGTAGACCTGACCCTGCCGGGCTGGGGGGAGTGGGGCGGAGTGGGGCTCAAACCCTCCACGAGGAAACGAAGGAG GTTCCTTATAAAAGCAGCCCCCGGCCCTCCCAGACGAGATCGCAACCTGCCTAATGTGATCATCAGTGAGAAGAGGGATGCTTCAGTAGCAGCCCACCAG GTCAATGATCTGCCCTTTCCCTTCAGTAACCCGACACAGTTCGAGCGCAATATCCGGGCGCCCATCGGCCACAACTGGAACACCCAGCGTACTGTGCAGAAGCTGACCGCACCCAAGGTCATCACCAAGATGGGCACCATCATCGACCCCATTGACGAGGAGGATCTTGCCATAGACAAGAAACCACCAGTCCAGCTGCGGATTGCGGACATCCTGCTGACAAAGGAGGAGAAGGGGAAGAAAAACACAGAGCACAAAGACAGGAGACCCCAGAGCAAGAGACCCCAGAACAAGAGGAGACCCCAGAAACGCATAGACAAGAAGAACCAGCAGAAATCCAAGAAGGCTGCCTGA